Proteins encoded by one window of Dioscorea cayenensis subsp. rotundata cultivar TDr96_F1 chromosome 6, TDr96_F1_v2_PseudoChromosome.rev07_lg8_w22 25.fasta, whole genome shotgun sequence:
- the LOC120263603 gene encoding beta-galactosidase 6-like: MGRFSFGFLIIFAFLMFSDEFIENGIASSVTYDSKALVIDGQRRILFSGSIHYPRTTPEMWPEIIRKSKEGGLDVIETYVFWNYHEPEKGQYYFEGRFDLVKFVKVVQEAGLYVHLRIGPYACAEWNYGGFPMWLHFIPGIQFRTTNRQFQEAMESFLTKIVNLMKDENLFASQGGPIILAQIENEYGNVEWAYGIGGALYVKWAASTAVALNTSVPWVMCSQEDAPDPIINTCNGFYCDTFTPNSPTKPKIWTEGYTGWFLSFGYAIPYRPVEDLAFSVARFFETGGTFQNYYMYFGGTNFGRTAGGPLIATSYDYDAPLDEYGFLRQPKWNHLRDLHSSIKLCEKYLVNADPTYISFGTNLEGHIYNDSAGCAAFLANIDHTSDANVSFNGDTYFLPAWSVSILPDCKKVIFNTAKVVSQKTIGDSSHEHKVSSQLSLASTSWEWYLEEVGTSNNYSFTAPGLLEQINTTKDASDYLWYSTSINVKEEKEVYVHIKSLGHAALLFVNKELSGLGYGNHDDASFTIDQLITLDQGNNSLEILSMMIGLQNYGPWFDIVPAGIYSVIVDGFMQSVHDISSGVWTYQVGTDGEHLELDKLKQENSPLWASGSKLPTNQTLIWYKTSFTAPKGAGPLALNLASMGKGQAWVNGQSIGRYWPAYLSPATGCTESCDYRGTYDSNKCLKGCGQPAQTLYHIPRSWVNPGQNLLVLHEEIGGDPSKITVVTKTGQEICAQVSELDPPPVGSWKPSADTMSKHVTPSIRLSCEQGWRINSVSFASFGNPKGQCGKFSHGTCNAEGVIPIVQKECLGHESCSVAVSSLKFGDPCPGLTKSLAVEAVCSE; this comes from the exons ATGGGTCGGTTTTCTTTTGGATTTCTGATAATTTTCGCCTTTCTTATGTTTTCCGATGAGTTTATTGAGAATGGGATTGCAAGTTCGGTAACTTACGATAGCAAGGCATTGGTCATTGATGGGCAGAGGAGGATCTTGTTTTCGGGTTCAATTCATTATCCTCGGACTACACCCGAA aTGTGGCCGGAAATTATTAGGAAGTCAAAGGAAGGAGGATTGGATGTGATTGAGACTTATGTTTTCTGGAACTATCATGAGCCTGAAAAAGGGCAG TACTACTTTGAAGGAAGATTTGATCTGGTGAAGTTTGTCAAGGTGGTTCAGGAGGCTGGACTTTATGTGCATTTGAGGATCGGCCCTTATGCTTGTGCAGAATGGAATTATGG CGGTTTCCCGATGTGGTTACACTTCATTCCTGGAATTCAATTTCGGACAACCAACAGGCAGTTTCAG GAAGCGATGGAGAGTTTTCTCACGAAAATAGTAAATCTTATGAAGGATGAAAACCTTTTCGCGTCACAAGGTGGCCCAATCATTCTTGCACAG ATTGAAAATGAATACGGAAATGTTGAATGGGCATATGGCATTGGTGGAGCACTGTATGTGAAATGGGCTGCATCTACTGCTGTTGCTCTTAATACTAGTGTTCCCTGGGTGATGTGCAGCCAAGAAGATGCACCTGATCCTATT ATAAATACTTGCAATGGTTTCTACTGTGATACATTTACTCCAAATTCACCTACCAAACCGAAGATTTGGACCGAGGGCTATACTGGGTG GTTTCTATCATTTGGCTATGCAATTCCTTACAGACCTGTCGAGGATCTTGCATTTTCTGTTGCACGATTTTTTGAAACTGGTGGCACCTTCCAGAACTACTATATg TACTTTGGAGGAACAAATTTTGGAAGAACTGCTGGAGGTCCTTTGATTGCAACTAGTTATGATTATGATGCTCCTCTTGACGAATATG GTTTTCTTAGGCAACCAAAGTGGAATCATCTGAGGGACCTTCACAGTTCAATAAAGCTTTGTGAAAAATATTTGGTGAACGCTGATCCAACTTATATATCTTTCggaacaaatttagag GGGCACATCTACAATGATTCTGCAGGTTGTGCGGCATTTCTTGCTAACATTGACCATACCTCAGACGCAAATGTCTCCTTTAACGGAGACACATATTTCCTTCCTGCTTGGTCTGTCAGCATTCTTCCAGATTGCAAGAAAGTCATCTTTAACACAGCAAAG GTTGTTTCACAAAAGACCATTGGTGATTCTTCACATGAGCATAAAGTCAGCTCTCAATTATCTCTAGCATCAACATCGTGGGAATGGTATCTTGAAGAAGTTGGAACATCAAATAATTACTCATTTACTGCTCCAGGTCTACTAGAACAAATTAACACCACAAAGGATGCTAGTGATTATTTGTGGTACTCAACAAG TATTAACGTAAAGGAGGAAAAGGAAGTATATGTACACATAAAGAGTTTGGGGCATGCAGCACTGCTCTTCGTGAACAAAGAACTTTCAG GGCTTGGATATGGAAATCATGATGATGCAAGCTTCACAATTGATCAATTAATCACACTGGACCAAGGAAACAATTCATTGGAAATATTAAGCATGATGATTGGGCTACAG AACTATGGACCTTGGTTCGATATTGTTCCAGCCGGAATCTATTCAGTCATAGTTGATGGATTCATGCAGTCTGTGCATGATATATCTAGTGGAGTTTGGACTTATCAG GTAGGCACAGATGGGGAACATCTTGAACTTGATAAACTTAAGCAAGAAAACAGTCCACTTTGGGCTTCAGGGAGCAAACTGCCAACAAATCAGACTTTAATATGGTATAAG ACATCATTTACTGCACCTAAAGGAGCTGGTCCTCTAGCATTGAACCTTGCTAGCATGGGCAAGGGTCAAGCATGGGTTAATGGGCAGAGTATAGGACGGTACTGGCCGGCTTATCTCTCTCCAGCAACAGGCTGCACAGAGAGTTGTGACTACAGAGGAACATATGACTCGAATAAATGCCTCAAGGGTTGTGGCCAACCTGCTCAAACATT GTATCACATTCCTCGCTCTTGGGTAAATCCTGGCCAAAATTTACTGGTTCTGCATGAGGAAATAGGCGGTGATCCTTCTAAAATCACGGTGGTGACTAAGACGGGACAAGAGATATGTGCACAAGTATCTGAATTGGATCCCCCGCCTGTTGGCTCTTGGAAACCGAGTGCTGACACCATGTCTAAACATGTGACTCCTTCAATCAGACTATCTTGTGAGCAAGGATGGCGTATTAATTCTGTCAGTTTTGCAAGCTTTGGCAATCCAAAAGGACAGTGTGGAAAGTTCAGTCATGGCACTTGCAATGCAGAAGGTGTTATTCCAATAGTGCAAAAG GAATGCCTTGGCCATGAGAGCTGCTCAGTTGCAGTCTCAAGCCTCAAGTTTGGGGACCCTTGCCCAGGATTAACAAAAAGTCTTGCAGTAGAAGCAGTCTGCAGTGAATAG
- the LOC120263604 gene encoding dolichyl-diphosphooligosaccharide--protein glycosyltransferase subunit DAD1 — MAKTTASDAQALIRSLRSAYASTPTNLKIIDLYVVFAVLTAIIQVAYMGIVGSFPFNSFLSGVLSCVGTAVLAVCLRIQVNKDNKEFKDLPPERAFADFVLCNLVLHLVIMNFLG; from the exons ATGGCCAAAACAACCGCCAGTGATGCTCAAGCGCTCATTCGTTCTCTTCGTTCTGCTTATGCTTCTACCCCAACGAATCTCAAA ATTATTGATCTCTATGTTGTTTTTGCAGTCCTCACAGCTATCATTCAG GTAGCTTACATGGGTATAGTTGGATCATTTCCTTTCAACTCATTTCTCTCTGGAGTGCTTTCCTGTGTAGGCACAGCGGTTCTTGCAG TTTGTCTCCGCATTCAAGTCAACAAAGACAACAAGGAATTCAAG GATTTACCTCCGGAACGTGCTTTTGCTGACTTTGTTCTTTGCAACCTTGTGCTTCATCTTGTGATCATGAACTTCCTTGGCTAG